One window from the genome of Salvia miltiorrhiza cultivar Shanhuang (shh) chromosome 7, IMPLAD_Smil_shh, whole genome shotgun sequence encodes:
- the LOC130993526 gene encoding uncharacterized protein LOC130993526: MNEYGRYFVVNYGGAFNGYEYIGGSSKNLHIFGDTMASTVYMINYLMMENSLSTNYSLYYLTKRLNGRVYSKNILADDNDLLQLLASQPHFPEIYVVEYDYSGGVYVPSFDLPQSSGYGGESSAQFEGGDGLEAIQRYAYLDLSAGDSPAQQSVEPSVTWGNDQSTGWTSWDEPNPYQYDRPTTDRCWGPADDQYTYEPQFVEDAGNVDEDYVPSSEAETDTSASEDLSEQENVRRAGIEYAGWQNLQIDEDDDEQVPGADELTNWLVPVIPLDAAAALVDIEDYQLLPRELSKNMYFNSKDDLIVAIGLWNMKQGKEFSVSKSDSRRVYVKCKHSDTCPFKLHASSQDGAIWGVYKFTNEHSCDGELGRVARIKAPAKVVAAYLAQKIHDDCEILKPKAIQLELRREFGVQIKYDVALRARNRATEMVYGRHDQSFEMLPKYLYMLRQSNPSSMVEWEVDDDGRFKHLFVALAASATPFMFSLRPVIVVDGTHLKGKNRGILFVAVTKDGNESLFPLAYGVGPKENDESWAYFMSRIRRVYGQANELLIVSDQHISIANAIRNELPNATHGLCYYHLQNNLKHYGKAVVEVYRQAAFAYEKSDFNRAMNALKFMKRAAYDKLMGIGPEKWARSMCPMPVRRYSFMTSNAAEAFNSRLLWARRLPICSMLEAIRIVIEKWFSERLRAAQQIEQGLTAEAGKRVAIEVQKSRRYTAQRLSGMKYKVQTADRSFKVDLEQKKCECRVFQLDQLPCSHSIAAISEAGDTIAEYVDSYYTNDFLIDTYSREVNNLPPRRQWLVPEHIAEQVVLPLIVKGQAGRPKEGRHRGGGEGSSTQADESSSIRRRKPKKCSICHEEGHSKRTCAGRATEPRE; the protein is encoded by the exons atgaatgaatatgggagatactttgtggttaattatggaggtgccttcaatggttatgagtacatcggcggctcttctaagaatttgcatattttcggagacacaATGGCCAGTACGGTGTACATGATAAATTACCTGATGAtggagaattcattgagcactaattacagcttgtattatttgacgaagagattaaatggcagggtatacagtaaaaatattcttgccgatgacaatgatttgcttcagttgctggcgtcccagccacattttcctgagatttatgttgtCGAATACGATTACAGTGGAGGAGTGTATGTTCCTTCGttcgatctccctcaatcttccGGGTATGGAGGTGAATCTAGTGCACAATTCGAAGGTGGggacggattggaagcaatccaaagatatgcttatttagacCTATCAGCCGGAGATTCACCGGCGCAACAAAGTGTTGAACCGTCGGTCACTTGGGGTAATGATCAGTCAACGGGTTGGACTTCATGGGATGAGCCAAATCCGTACCAGTACGATCGCCCAACAACTGATCGTTGTTGGGGTCCAGCTGATGATCAATATACGTACGAGCCTCAGTTTGTGGAGGATGCTGGTAATGTAGATGAAGATTATGTTCCATCGTCTGAAGCCGAGACTGATACAAGCGCCTCTGAAGACTTGTCGGAGCAAGAGAACGTGAGAAGGGCGGGGATTGAATATGCAGGTTGGCAGAATTTGCAGATCGACGAGGATGATGACGAACAGGTTCCTGGAGCAGAtgaactaactaattggttagttccggTTATCCCGTTGGACGCCGCAGCGGCACTTGTGGATATTGAAGATTATCAGCTACTGCCTCGGGAGTTGTCaaagaatatgtatttcaatagcaaagatgatctgatcgttgcaatcggtctgtggaacatgaagcaggGCAAGGAATTTTCTGTCAGCAAATCAGACAGCAGACGAGTCTACGTCAAATGCAAGCATTCAGATACGTGCCCCTTCAAGCTCCATGCATCGTCACAAGATGGAGCCATTTGGGGAGTGTATAAGTTCACCAATGAGCACTCATGCGACGGTGAGCTAGGGCGCGTAGCGCGAATAAAGGCCCCCGCAAAAGTCGTCGCAGCATATTTAGCACAGAAGATACACGACGATTGCGAGATCTTGAAGCCGAAGGCCATCCAGCTGGAGCTGCGACGTGAGTTTGGCGTACAGATCAAGTACGATGTTGCATTGCGAGCCCGTAATCGAGCCACTGAGATGGTTTATGGTCGACATGATCAGTCCTTCGAGATGCTGCCCAAGTACTTATACATGTTGAGACAATCCAATCCCAGTTCGATGGTGGAGTGGGAAGTTGACGATGATGGtcgattcaaacacttatttgttgctcttgcagcttcggctacccctttcatgttcagcttacggccagtgattgtcgtcgatggcacacacttgaagggcaagaataggggtattttgtttgttgcagtGACGAAGGACGGCAACGAGAGTTTGTTCCCACTCGCGTATGGTGTTGGCCCGAAAGAAAACGATGAATCGTGGGCTTATTTCATGTCACGCATTCGACGTGTTTATGGCCAAGCCAATGAACTTTTGATTGTCTCTGATCAGCATATCTCCATTGCCAATGCTATCAGGAATGAGTTACCAAATGCAACCCACGGCCTATGCTACTACCATTTGCAAAATAACCTGAAGCATTACGGTAAGGCAGTTGTCGAGGTGTATCGACAAGCTGCATTTGCGTACGAGAAGTCCGACTTCAATAGGgctatgaacgccctgaagTTTATGAAAAGAGCTGCGTACGATAAACTAATGGGGATTGGGCCGGAGAAGTGGGCTCGTTCGATGTGTCCTATGCCTGTGCGACGCTACAGTTTTATGACATCAAATGCTGCTGAAGCTTTTAATTCCAGATTGTTGTGGGCAAGAAGACTTCCTATATGCTCGATGTTAGAGGCAATCAGAATTGTTATTGAGAAATGGTTCAGCGAGCGACTAAGGGCTGCACAACAAATCGAGCAAGGCTTGACTGCTGAGGCTGGTAAAAGAGTCGCTATTGAAGTCCAAAAAAGTCGTCGATACACTGCACAAAGGTTGAGTGGCATGAAGTATAAGGTGCAAACTGCTGACAGAAGCTTCAAGGTGGATCTGGAGCAGAAAAAATGCGAATGTCGAGTATTTCAGCTAGACCAACTGCCCTGTTCTCATTCAATCGCTGCAATAAG tGAAGCCGGTGATACGATCGCGGAGTATGTAGACTCGTACTACACGAATGACTTTCTTATCGATACTTACTCTCGCGAAGTTAATAATCTCCCGCCGAGACGCCAGTGGTTGGTTCCCGAGCACATCGCTGAGCAGGTTGTATTACCTCTGATTGTAAAAGGTCAAGCGGGGCGACCAAAAGAAGGTAGACATCGAGGTGGTGGTGAAGGCAGCAGCACACAAGCAGATGAGTCTTCTAGTATCAGGCGTCGTAAACCAAAGAAGTGCAGCATCTGCCATGAAGAAGGACACAGCAAGAGAACGTGCGCTGGCAGGGCGACTGAGCCCAGGGAGTAG
- the LOC130993977 gene encoding uncharacterized protein LOC130993977, whose product MTIQSLIKRVCDLDRRVDDEDGSLYLRAVLVCVAHTLVLGLDARVQPWLWVLVDDLAAFDRFPWGAYSYKMLCHYTTDVGTGEKYHFYGPSWALYVWALERVPGFGHMVAASSGDPTAHPRCLRWTFRGKPKLHGLRDLFEGQGGVMPLEPDADDLSSHYFISALTPGELSVSFRPPDNPLARGVQFPQGTGARVVEERGDEEDVPRQPRTTRSHSVRGPVRDARQHEPARHSVDPGSRPVRDARPHEPARHSVDPGKRPAPHSSSSSSGCRTVSSPSEGEVDRKWVKKTIRQEIKKAFGKFVEKLKSKGKKDRCKKSKHFRVPDSPDDDDQRRSPDPPQPRSPPQPRSPPPSASGPDASGPSVSRPCDDDPRDEEPRHPETQAYPSRPSDYAHSRPAETPDYNEQWRAMNQSVQGDYTPAAQTFDWSTQVYPHWSSPFLKPQYSTETPIFFAEPLTSIAPHEWGQSSSAGQSQTKEPEPQAEQPQVLLLQHPEQPPAELPRRSQRVRRPSNFQRSPWVNSQMPRPVTQTCSDHYEKWMARCREGRRGEIYVKASGGLREYDDFARVDNVSQEFTTGDIDLYFLTLRNRLRGSLDLLDDVDMNNTIIVDTDWFIYLKKEFDALLDKWAGSEFGPKEFHVLTSTALADDWQPAIEWICQVRGKSLKGHELPPGHIGWMDAAQVLMPVIIGHHFILCRIRLGDAVCEVYDPVFHKLTPRQQNDRVGDLLPLLRLLPAVLQVSRWLDDTSIDATVAKSKWPLMTAVFAPAEVQFHQQDSVSCGPFVCMYAERLISGSPSIEWGNSNVAAYRAKIARSIFSLCETWTARTRRLGFA is encoded by the exons ATGACCATACAGTCGCTCATCAAACGCGTGTGCGATTTGGATCGTCGAGTGGATGATGAGGATGGGAGCCTGTACCTTCGTGCTGTCCTCGTGTGTGTGGCTCACACCCTTGTTCTTGGGTTGGATGCGCGGGTACAGCCGTGGCTTTGGGTTTTGGTGGATGATCTGGCTGCGtttgatagattcccctggGGCGCGTATTCGTATAAGATGTTATGCCATTATACGACAGATGTAGGAACCGGCGAGAAatatcacttctacggtccttcgtgggctttatatgTCTGGGCATTGGAGCGCGTCCCGGGCTTCGGACACATGGTCGCAGCATCTAGCGGTGATCCGACAGCGCACCCTCGGTGTTTGAGATGGACTTTCAGGGGTAAGCCGAAGCTTCACGGTCTGCGCGATCTATTCGAGGGACAG GGTGGTGTCATGCCCCTGGAGCCCGATGCTGACGATCTGTCGAGTCACTACTTCATATCAGCGCTGACACCGGGCGAACTCTCGGTGAGCTTCAGGCCCCCCGACAACCCATTAGCTCGGGGTGTCCAATTTCCACAGGGCACCGGAGCCCGTGTTGTGGAGGAGCGCGGGGACGAGGAGGATGTACCTAGACAGCCTCGTACGACTCGCAGTCACAGTGTCCGGggccctgtgagggatgctcgacagcacgagccggctcgtcattcagtagatccgggctcgcgccctgtgagggatgctcgaccccacgagccggctcgtcattcagtAGATCCGGGCAAGCGCCCAGCGCCGCATTCCTCTTCATCGTCGAGCGGATGTCGGACTGTATCCAGTCCCAGCGAGGGTGAGGTGGATCGTAAGTGGGTGAAGAAGACGATCCGTCAGGAGATTAAGAAGGCCTTCGGCAAATTCGTGGAGAAACTGAAGAGCAAGGGTAAAAAGGATAGGTGCAAGAAGAGCAAACATTTCCGAGTGCCCGACTCCCCTGATGATGATGACCAGCGACGGTCCCCTGATCCTCCACAGCCACGGTCTCCTCCACAGCCACGGTCTCCTCCACCCAGTGCTTCAGGGCCCGACGCTTCAGGGCCAAGCGTTTCACGTCCCTGCGACGACGACCCCCGCGATGAGGAACCACGCCATCCAGAGACCCAGGCCTACCCATCACGCCCTTCAGATTATGCCCATTCCCGCCCAGCAGAGACCCCGGATTACAACGAGCAGTGGCGGGCCATGAATCAGTCTGTTCAGGGCGACTACACACCGGCAGCGCAGACTTTTGACTGGTCGACCCAGGTCTACCCTCATTGGTCTTCCCCATTCCTGAAGCCGCAGTATAGCACAGAGACCCCGATATTCTTTGCTGAACCgctcacttctattgcaccacaTGAGTGGGGACAGTCCAGTTCGGCAGGGCAGTCTCAGACGAAGGAGCCTGAGCCACAGGCAGAGCAGCCACAGGTACTGCTGCTGCAGCACCCAGAGCAGCCGCCAGCAGAGCTCCCGCGTCGCAGTCAGAGGGTGAGGCGTCCGTCTAACTTTCAGAGATCGccttgggttaatagccaaatgCCACGTCCAGTGACACAAACCTGCAGTGACCATTATGAGAAGTGGATGGCTAGGTGTCGAGAGGGTAGGCGTGGTGAGATTTATGTCAAGGCAAGTGGTGGTTTGCGGGAGTACGACGACTTCGCGCGGGTGGATAATGTCAGCCAGGAATTCACTACTGGG GATATTGACTTGTATTTCTTGACCTTGAGAAATAGACTTCGAGGTTCCCTGGATTTACTGGATGACGTAGATATGAATAACACAATCATAGTAGACACGGATTGGTTT ATATACCTCAAGAAAGAGTTTGACGCTCTATTGGATAAGTGGGCAGGAAGTGAGTTCGGCCCCAAGGAGTTTCATGTATTGACTAGTACAGCACTGGCTGATGATTGGCAGCCTGCTATAGAATGGATCTGCCAAGTACGTGGAAAATCACTTAAGGGCCATGAACTTCCTCCTGGTCATATAGGATGGATGGATGCCGCACAG GTTCTCATGCCAGTCATAATTGGCCACCATTTTATCCTATGTCGGATTCGGTTAGGAGACGCCGTCTGCGAGGTCTATGACCCAGTATTCCACAAGCTAACACCTCGACAACAGAATGATCGAGTTGGTGATTTATTACCTTTACTGAGATTGTTGCCAGCTGTCCTTCAGGTGTCGAGGTGGCTAGACGACACATCCATTGATGCGACAGTGGCAAAGAGCAAGTGGCCACTTATGACGGCAGTGTTTGCTCCAGCGGAGGTTCAGTTTCACCAGCAGGACTCTGTCAGCTGCGGGCCTTTCGTCTGCATGTATGCTGAACGACTGATATCCGGATCTCCATCCATTGAGTGGGGTAATAGCAACGTGGCGGCATATAGGGCCAAGATTGCTAGATCTATATTTTCGTTGTGTGAAACTTGGACCGCCCGTACCAGACGACTTGGTTTTGCATAG